The Endozoicomonas montiporae CL-33 genome contains a region encoding:
- a CDS encoding FliM/FliN family flagellar motor switch protein produces the protein MTQEDDSYEPFNLYLAGNIVHGLTTFLEKIAEQCANKFQIMLSHTLNAEISVMPVVEVEQMILHANHDDCFLRTWVINNEDPMDLSVVALDRGIITACLDLMCGGNGEYPDKTQNVAPSMGDRRMAYKLMQGLFRSFEESFESINPVKFRMTNKSEDAAAEQLDRSAMDFVVCIYFIISIGDISGSVQLLFPANSLTKMGDTKAIVNRKEMKQQLEHRMLDVSIPMTAKLGQQETTLRKALSIKAGDIIPLFNPIDADVFVGDRLFCKAQVMTDNNKLLLKIAGSDNADLNDSSKSASEPALETKQTATDAEGSSSDNDTGEMTPRRSRRRSRSRSRDKQNAAEKVTT, from the coding sequence ATGACACAAGAAGACGATTCCTATGAGCCATTCAACCTGTACCTTGCAGGTAATATTGTTCATGGTCTGACAACATTTCTGGAAAAAATTGCCGAGCAATGCGCCAATAAGTTCCAGATTATGCTCAGTCATACCCTAAATGCAGAAATTAGCGTAATGCCGGTGGTTGAAGTCGAGCAGATGATTTTGCACGCCAACCATGACGACTGTTTTCTACGCACCTGGGTCATCAATAATGAAGACCCTATGGACCTTTCTGTTGTTGCCCTCGACAGAGGCATCATCACCGCCTGTCTCGACCTGATGTGTGGAGGCAACGGCGAATATCCTGATAAAACACAAAACGTTGCCCCGAGCATGGGCGACAGACGCATGGCTTATAAGCTGATGCAAGGCTTATTCAGAAGTTTTGAAGAGTCCTTTGAGTCCATCAATCCCGTCAAATTCCGGATGACTAACAAGTCAGAGGACGCTGCCGCAGAACAGCTTGACCGTTCTGCGATGGATTTTGTCGTCTGCATTTATTTTATTATCTCCATCGGCGACATTTCCGGTTCTGTTCAGCTACTGTTCCCGGCAAACAGCCTGACCAAAATGGGCGATACCAAAGCGATTGTGAATCGCAAGGAAATGAAACAACAACTTGAGCATCGAATGCTGGACGTTTCAATTCCAATGACTGCCAAACTGGGTCAACAGGAAACCACATTAAGAAAAGCGCTCTCAATCAAAGCGGGCGACATCATACCACTGTTTAACCCAATCGACGCTGACGTCTTTGTTGGCGACCGCTTGTTCTGCAAAGCACAGGTCATGACAGACAACAACAAGTTGCTACTCAAGATTGCCGGTAGCGACAATGCGGATTTGAACGACAGCAGCAAATCTGCATCCGAGCCTGCACTGGAAACAAAACAGACAGCTACGGACGCAGAGGGAAGTTCGTCTGACAACGACACTGGCGAAATGACTCCAAGAAGAAGCCGCAGACGCAGCCGAAGCCGAAGCCGCGACAAACAAAATGCAGCTGAAAAAGTAACAACCTGA
- a CDS encoding OmpA family protein, which translates to MLTRVLLALLMVSASVGASVRSFDGVEWKVESSRYDATLYWQLEPSVIVSFYKQAGLPVEFRLLAPNLIEKADNASLFIMSSPLKPYKNKEPVGEVLKSGRRMSDGRQIEFVGEVPKLLDAMSKGDWGVVELQMPSGVQNVLEVPAIDFLKPLQAFNDKRSVLPLLGWEQGKETTLHFDVSEYRLNSKNRQDLQDLVGLIAYDGEVTSIEVDGHTDLTGHRLNNLTLSQQRARAVQDYLMELGIDEELITAVRHHGQRYPVPDASHQENRRVEIRLFR; encoded by the coding sequence ATGTTGACTCGAGTGCTTCTGGCTTTGTTAATGGTTTCTGCTTCTGTGGGTGCGTCGGTGCGCTCGTTTGACGGAGTGGAATGGAAAGTGGAATCATCCCGCTATGATGCCACGTTATACTGGCAACTCGAACCCTCGGTTATTGTTAGTTTTTATAAGCAGGCCGGACTGCCTGTTGAATTCAGATTGTTGGCACCGAACCTGATTGAAAAAGCCGATAATGCCTCTCTCTTCATTATGAGTTCCCCTCTCAAGCCTTATAAAAATAAAGAGCCGGTTGGCGAAGTGCTTAAATCAGGACGCCGCATGTCCGATGGACGTCAGATTGAGTTCGTGGGTGAAGTACCAAAGCTGCTGGACGCCATGTCAAAGGGCGACTGGGGCGTTGTTGAGCTCCAGATGCCTTCCGGAGTGCAGAATGTCCTGGAAGTGCCGGCCATAGATTTTCTGAAACCACTTCAGGCATTTAATGACAAGCGAAGTGTGCTTCCTTTGCTGGGCTGGGAGCAGGGGAAAGAGACCACACTTCATTTTGATGTGTCCGAATACCGTTTGAATTCGAAAAACAGACAGGATTTACAAGATCTGGTTGGTCTGATTGCCTACGATGGCGAAGTGACTTCAATAGAAGTTGATGGTCATACGGATCTGACAGGACACCGCTTGAATAACCTGACACTGTCCCAGCAGAGAGCCAGGGCTGTTCAGGACTATCTTATGGAGCTGGGTATTGATGAAGAACTGATAACAGCGGTTCGTCATCACGGCCAGCGATACCCTGTTCCTGATGCTTCTCACCAGGAAAACCGACGAGTAGAAATCAGGTTGTTCCGATAA